GAATATAAACAGCGTATTGGTTTTAATCCTTATATAGCACAGGTTGATAAAATTGAAGGTGTCGATATTGATTGGCCTGAGGATTTTGAATTTGCGGAGAAAATTTTGGAGGTATACGAGAAAAATGATTAATAAGTATCCTAATAATGAATGCTTAATTATCTTGGATATGCCATTCGCGAAAATAATATTATTTTAAAGGCATATTATAGTTTTGTATTATATAGGGGGATTTTTTGACTATTGGGCTAATGGGGAAATATTCACGATTAGGTAAAAATACAGTGTTAGTGTTCATAGGGAATGCTAGCTCAAAGTTGGTGGGATTACTGATGCTTCCATTTTACACAAGGTGTCTTTCTGTTGAAGATTATGGTACAACAGATATTATTAATGTATATGTTACCTTTTTATTGAGTATAGTGTCATGTTGCATTGCGGAGTCGATTTTTATTTTTCCTAAAGGGCAAACCTACGAGAAACAACGTGAGTTTTTATCATCTGGATTAGCATTTTTAATAATAGCATTTCTTGTCACAGGAATTATATTTGTAGGAGTGAGTATCGTGGCAGATTGTTATTCAATTGAAAATAGTTTTACTCAAAATATTTGGCTAATATATGCTCTGCTAATAGCCCAATTGTGTCAACAGTTATTTCAGCAATTTGCCCGTAGTATAGATCGTATAATGGTATTTAGTGTTGCTGGTATCGTACTTACTGCCAGTACAGCACTTTTTTCCTTTTCCTTGATTCCCCATTTGGGGGTAGTAGGGTTCGTTCTATCTTTAGTGTTGGCGAATTGGGCTACTACTGCTTATTCTCTGTTTTGTTCTACAGCATATCGCTTTATCTCATTGTCTGCAATTAGATGGGACCGATGTAGAGAAATGTTGAAATACTCTATTCCACTTATTCCTAATGGGATCATGTGGTGGTTGGTCAGTGCACTCAATCGTCCTATAATGGAAGCCAATCTTGGTATGCATGCTATTGGACTTTTTGCTGTTGCAAATAAATTTCCGGCTATTCTTACTATGTTATTTGCTGTATTTTCTACATCGTGGCAGATTTCAGTAATAGAGGAGTATGGGAAAGAGGGAT
The Bacteroides luhongzhouii DNA segment above includes these coding regions:
- a CDS encoding lipopolysaccharide biosynthesis protein — encoded protein: MGKYSRLGKNTVLVFIGNASSKLVGLLMLPFYTRCLSVEDYGTTDIINVYVTFLLSIVSCCIAESIFIFPKGQTYEKQREFLSSGLAFLIIAFLVTGIIFVGVSIVADCYSIENSFTQNIWLIYALLIAQLCQQLFQQFARSIDRIMVFSVAGIVLTASTALFSFSLIPHLGVVGFVLSLVLANWATTAYSLFCSTAYRFISLSAIRWDRCREMLKYSIPLIPNGIMWWLVSALNRPIMEANLGMHAIGLFAVANKFPAILTMLFAVFSTSWQISVIEEYGKEGFNEFYNKVYKYVVLMLVLLFIIITLCSKMLIYIFASSEYIDAWMYIPVLTLGAVFSAISSMSGAVFSAAKTSKYFFYSSVWGAMTAVLLNFLLIPYISLMGATISVLLSFAAMALSRVLYSRRYIELRNNSSLLIMILLSVLILVLTIYLSSNRALYYVFILLITILILLVNRNIYVDFRVIYNKIKKINEELY